In one window of Streptomyces griseus subsp. griseus DNA:
- a CDS encoding ABC transporter permease produces the protein MLRLVVRRLLQLIPTLLGLSVLLFLWLNRLPGGPASAILGERATEAEVARINRALGLDEPVHVQYWRFLKRIFELDLGTSTQTGQPVWDEFALRFPATVELSVAAILIAVVVGIPMGYLAAKHRGGWLDVASVSGSLLGICIPVFFLAMLLRGIFSVQLGWFPSQGRLTTGLNATDITGFSVLDGLLTGELDASWDAIMHLILPAVALASIPLAVIVRMTRASVLEVLGEDYIRTAESKGLDKRVVRGRHVLRNALLPVITAVGLLTGSLLSGAVLTESVFDFGGIGSFIRTAIDGRDYPVLVGFILFIAMVYVLINLLVDLAYSIIDPRVRVH, from the coding sequence GTGCTGCGACTCGTCGTCAGAAGACTTCTCCAGCTCATTCCCACCCTGCTCGGCCTGTCGGTCCTGCTGTTCCTCTGGCTGAACCGACTGCCCGGCGGACCCGCCTCAGCGATCCTGGGCGAGCGGGCCACCGAAGCCGAAGTGGCGAGGATCAACCGCGCACTCGGGCTCGACGAGCCGGTGCACGTCCAGTACTGGCGCTTCCTGAAGCGCATCTTCGAGCTCGATCTCGGAACCTCCACCCAGACCGGGCAGCCGGTGTGGGACGAATTCGCCCTGCGCTTCCCGGCCACCGTGGAGCTCAGCGTCGCCGCCATCCTGATCGCCGTGGTCGTGGGCATCCCGATGGGCTACCTCGCGGCCAAGCACCGCGGCGGCTGGCTGGACGTCGCCTCCGTCTCCGGATCGCTGCTCGGCATCTGCATCCCGGTCTTCTTCCTGGCCATGCTGTTGCGCGGGATCTTCTCCGTGCAGCTGGGCTGGTTCCCGAGCCAGGGCAGGCTCACCACCGGGCTCAACGCCACCGACATCACCGGATTCTCGGTCCTGGACGGGTTGTTGACCGGTGAGCTCGACGCGAGCTGGGACGCGATCATGCACCTGATCCTGCCCGCCGTCGCGCTGGCCTCGATCCCGCTCGCCGTCATCGTCCGGATGACCCGCGCCAGCGTCCTGGAGGTGCTCGGCGAGGACTACATCCGTACCGCCGAGTCCAAGGGGCTGGACAAGCGCGTCGTCCGCGGCCGCCATGTGCTGCGCAACGCGCTGCTGCCGGTGATCACCGCGGTCGGCCTGCTGACCGGCAGCCTGCTCTCCGGTGCGGTGCTCACCGAGTCCGTCTTCGACTTCGGCGGCATCGGCTCGTTCATCCGCACCGCGATCGACGGCCGCGACTACCCGGTCCTCGTCGGGTTCATTCTCTTCATCGCGATGGTGTACGTGCTCATCAACCTCCTGGTCGACCTCGCGTACAGCATCATCGACCCGAGAGTGCGGGTGCACTGA
- the gcvH gene encoding glycine cleavage system protein GcvH, which translates to MSNPQQLRYSKEHEWLSAVEDGVATIGITEYAANALGDVVYAQLPEVGDTVTAGETCGELESTKSVSDLYSPVTGEVTAANQDVVDDPSLVNSAPFEGGWLFKVRVTEEPADLLSADEYTAFSGN; encoded by the coding sequence ATGAGCAACCCCCAGCAGCTGCGGTACAGCAAGGAGCACGAGTGGCTGTCGGCCGTCGAGGACGGCGTGGCCACGATCGGCATCACGGAGTACGCGGCCAACGCGCTCGGTGACGTCGTCTACGCCCAGCTTCCGGAGGTCGGTGACACGGTGACCGCGGGCGAGACCTGCGGTGAGCTGGAGTCGACCAAGTCGGTCAGCGATCTGTACTCGCCGGTGACCGGTGAGGTGACGGCGGCCAACCAGGACGTCGTGGACGACCCCTCGCTGGTGAACTCCGCTCCCTTCGAGGGCGGCTGGCTGTTCAAGGTGCGCGTCACGGAGGAGCCGGCCGACCTGCTCTCCGCCGACGAGTACACCGCGTTCTCCGGCAACTGA
- a CDS encoding ABC transporter permease codes for MTIMTNKADKIDRLAELTQSSESVAGTSLWREAFRRMRSSKMAIIGAAIIAAFILVAIVGPMLAPHGPTAQNWRSEVFPNQGKFVGMRGENWFGLDHLGRDMFSRWLVGARQTLLVGVVSMLIGLIIGAAVGILSGAAATLGGKIGQRIDTVVMRFTDIMLSLPSLLLAVSIAAVLGQSLTTVMIAVGVVQIPIFARLLRGSMLVQGGADYVLAAKAVGIRRKRIVLTQILPNSLSPVIVQATLSLATAIIEAAALSYLGLGNPDPAVPEWGVMLSQAQRFFDNEPMMAAYPAIGIIITALGFTLLGESMREALDPKLRG; via the coding sequence GTGACGATCATGACCAACAAGGCAGACAAGATCGACCGTCTCGCCGAACTGACCCAGAGCTCCGAGTCCGTCGCGGGCACCAGCCTGTGGCGCGAGGCGTTCCGGCGGATGCGCTCCAGCAAGATGGCGATCATCGGAGCGGCGATCATCGCCGCGTTCATCCTCGTCGCCATCGTCGGCCCGATGCTCGCGCCGCACGGCCCCACCGCGCAGAACTGGCGCAGCGAGGTCTTCCCCAACCAGGGCAAGTTCGTCGGCATGCGCGGCGAGAACTGGTTCGGCCTGGACCACCTGGGCCGCGACATGTTCTCCCGCTGGCTCGTCGGGGCCCGGCAGACCCTCCTGGTCGGTGTGGTCTCCATGCTCATCGGCCTGATCATCGGGGCCGCGGTCGGCATCCTCTCCGGCGCCGCCGCCACCCTCGGCGGGAAGATCGGGCAGCGCATCGACACCGTGGTCATGCGGTTCACCGACATCATGCTGTCGCTGCCGTCCCTGCTGCTGGCGGTCTCCATCGCCGCGGTGCTCGGACAGTCGCTGACCACCGTGATGATCGCCGTCGGTGTCGTCCAGATCCCTATCTTCGCCCGTCTGCTGCGGGGGTCGATGCTGGTCCAGGGCGGCGCGGACTACGTGCTCGCCGCGAAGGCGGTCGGCATCCGGCGCAAGCGGATCGTGCTGACCCAGATCCTGCCGAACTCGCTGAGCCCGGTGATCGTCCAGGCGACGCTGAGCCTCGCCACCGCGATCATCGAGGCGGCGGCCCTGTCCTACCTGGGGCTCGGCAACCCCGACCCGGCCGTTCCCGAGTGGGGCGTGATGCTCTCGCAGGCACAGCGCTTCTTCGACAACGAGCCGATGATGGCCGCCTATCCGGCCATCGGGATCATCATCACGGCGCTCGGCTTCACCCTGCTCGGCGAGTCCATGCGTGAAGCCCTCGACCCGAAGCTGCGAGGCTGA
- a CDS encoding ABC transporter ATP-binding protein: MSLLELDGVKVHFPVKKGLFFDRTVGHVYAVDGVSLSVEAGQTYGLVGESGCGKTTLGRAVLRLNDITDGAVVFDGTDLAQLPSEEMRTFRRRLQMVFQDPLGSLNPRQNIESILAEGMGAHNIGKDQAERREKIKEILAKVGLPANAMSRYPHEFSGGQRQRIGIARALVLEPDVIICDEPVSALDVSVQAQVINLLEELQESLGLTYLVIAHDLAVVRHISDVIGVMYLGGLVEEAPSDALYAGPRHPYTKALMSAVPVPDPEVEDRRERILLHGDLPSPANPPAGCRFHTRCPWVQETKCATERPPLLDTGDGHKVACHFTAEIEAGTVKQTLATGIEAVVATETVAAEAVEVSEGDAPEGPTKVPGQADAPVAVPAKDGAAE; the protein is encoded by the coding sequence ATGAGCCTGCTCGAACTGGACGGCGTCAAAGTCCACTTCCCGGTCAAGAAGGGCCTCTTCTTCGACCGTACGGTGGGCCATGTCTACGCCGTCGACGGCGTCTCGCTCAGCGTGGAGGCAGGCCAGACGTACGGCCTGGTCGGCGAGTCGGGCTGCGGCAAGACGACGCTCGGCCGCGCGGTCCTGCGGCTGAACGACATCACCGACGGGGCGGTCGTCTTCGACGGCACCGACCTGGCCCAGCTGCCCTCGGAGGAGATGCGGACCTTCCGCCGCCGTCTCCAGATGGTCTTCCAGGACCCGCTGGGCAGCCTCAACCCCCGGCAGAACATCGAGTCGATCCTCGCCGAGGGCATGGGCGCCCACAACATCGGCAAGGACCAGGCCGAGCGCCGGGAGAAGATCAAGGAGATCCTCGCCAAGGTCGGCCTGCCGGCCAACGCGATGTCCCGCTACCCCCACGAGTTCTCCGGCGGCCAGCGCCAGCGCATCGGCATCGCCCGCGCGCTGGTCCTGGAGCCGGACGTGATCATCTGCGACGAGCCGGTCTCCGCGCTGGACGTCTCGGTCCAGGCACAGGTCATCAACCTGCTGGAGGAGCTCCAGGAGTCCCTCGGCCTGACCTACCTGGTCATCGCCCACGACCTCGCGGTCGTCCGGCACATCTCGGACGTCATCGGGGTGATGTATCTGGGCGGCCTGGTCGAGGAGGCGCCGAGCGACGCGCTGTACGCGGGGCCCCGGCACCCGTACACCAAGGCGCTGATGTCGGCCGTCCCGGTGCCGGACCCCGAGGTCGAGGACCGCCGCGAGCGCATCCTGCTCCACGGCGACCTGCCCTCCCCGGCCAACCCGCCGGCCGGCTGCCGCTTCCACACCCGCTGCCCCTGGGTGCAGGAGACCAAGTGCGCCACCGAGCGCCCGCCGCTGCTGGACACCGGCGACGGGCACAAGGTGGCCTGCCACTTCACGGCCGAGATCGAGGCCGGGACGGTGAAGCAGACCCTGGCGACGGGGATCGAGGCGGTGGTCGCCACCGAGACGGTCGCGGCCGAGGCGGTGGAGGTCTCGGAGGGGGATGCGCCGGAGGGGCCCACGAAGGTGCCCGGCCAGGCCGACGCACCCGTCGCCGTGCCCGCGAAGGACGGAGCCGCCGAGTAG
- a CDS encoding ABC transporter substrate-binding protein has protein sequence MRIFKSRAVRAITTAVAVGLIATGCSSERDEGGSKGGDKDTFVFAGSGDPGSLDPALASDGETFRVTRQAFEALLEHEPGGSKLVGGLAEKWDSDAAGKVWTFNLRQGVKFHDGEAFNAAAVCANYDYWFNWKGTYQSSAVSYYWQTIMGGFAKNEDAETPKANYKSCTAKDENTAVIEVNEPSANLPGGFSLQALAIHSPKALKEYAKQNATAKGDAITYPKYSQEAGTVAGTGPYKIVKWNKGNKEVSLERFDDYWGDKAKVKNLVFRTISTEETRRQALQAGDIDGYDLVAPADVTTLEKQGFEVPTRDVFNIFYVGMSQSANPALKKPEVRQAITHAIDRENLVNTQLPEGGKAATQFMPDTVAGFSDKVKTYPFDTAKAKDLLKQAGEEKLSIDFCYPTEVTRPYMPAPQDMFELMKADLEKAGITVKPKAMKWAPDYLDATEAGSCALHLLGWTGDFNDGYNFIGTWFSGPDKQWGFKDKKVFDAVNAASKVTDPAARVEAYKKANEAIMEYVPGVPISSSPPAIAFAKNVNPPKVSPLTQENFAEVSFK, from the coding sequence ATGCGCATATTCAAGTCCCGGGCTGTCCGGGCGATCACGACAGCGGTCGCTGTCGGTCTGATCGCCACGGGCTGTTCCAGCGAGCGGGACGAGGGCGGCTCCAAGGGGGGCGACAAGGACACCTTCGTCTTCGCCGGATCCGGTGACCCCGGCTCCCTCGACCCGGCCCTCGCGAGCGACGGCGAGACGTTCCGCGTCACCCGTCAGGCCTTCGAGGCCCTGCTGGAGCACGAGCCCGGCGGCAGCAAGCTGGTCGGCGGCCTCGCCGAGAAGTGGGACAGCGACGCGGCCGGCAAGGTCTGGACGTTCAACCTGCGCCAGGGCGTGAAGTTCCACGACGGCGAGGCGTTCAACGCCGCCGCGGTCTGCGCGAACTACGACTACTGGTTCAACTGGAAGGGCACGTACCAGTCCAGCGCGGTCTCCTACTACTGGCAGACCATCATGGGCGGGTTCGCGAAGAACGAGGACGCCGAGACGCCCAAGGCGAACTACAAGTCCTGCACCGCCAAGGACGAGAACACGGCCGTCATCGAGGTGAACGAGCCCTCGGCGAACCTGCCGGGCGGATTCTCCCTCCAGGCGCTCGCGATCCACTCGCCGAAGGCGCTCAAGGAGTACGCGAAGCAGAACGCGACCGCCAAGGGTGACGCGATCACGTACCCCAAGTACAGCCAGGAGGCCGGCACGGTCGCCGGCACCGGCCCGTACAAGATCGTGAAGTGGAACAAGGGGAACAAGGAAGTCTCCCTGGAGCGCTTCGACGACTACTGGGGCGACAAGGCCAAGGTGAAGAACCTGGTCTTCCGCACCATCTCCACCGAGGAGACCCGCCGCCAGGCGCTCCAGGCGGGTGACATCGACGGCTACGACCTGGTCGCCCCCGCCGATGTGACGACGCTGGAGAAGCAGGGCTTCGAGGTCCCGACCCGTGACGTCTTCAACATCTTCTACGTCGGTATGAGCCAGTCGGCCAACCCGGCGCTGAAGAAGCCCGAGGTCCGTCAGGCGATCACGCACGCCATCGACCGCGAGAACCTGGTCAACACCCAGCTGCCCGAGGGCGGCAAGGCCGCGACCCAGTTCATGCCCGACACGGTCGCCGGCTTCTCGGACAAGGTGAAGACGTACCCGTTCGATACCGCCAAGGCGAAGGACCTTCTCAAGCAGGCCGGCGAGGAGAAGCTCTCCATCGACTTCTGCTACCCGACCGAGGTCACCCGCCCGTACATGCCTGCCCCGCAGGACATGTTCGAGCTGATGAAGGCCGACCTGGAGAAGGCCGGCATCACGGTCAAGCCGAAGGCCATGAAGTGGGCCCCGGACTACCTGGACGCCACCGAGGCCGGCTCCTGCGCCCTGCACCTGCTGGGCTGGACCGGTGACTTCAACGACGGCTACAACTTCATCGGCACCTGGTTCTCCGGCCCCGACAAGCAGTGGGGCTTCAAGGACAAGAAGGTCTTCGACGCCGTGAACGCGGCCTCCAAGGTCACCGACCCGGCCGCCCGCGTCGAGGCGTACAAGAAGGCCAACGAGGCGATCATGGAGTACGTCCCGGGCGTGCCGATCTCGTCCTCGCCCCCGGCGATCGCGTTCGCCAAGAACGTCAACCCGCCGAAGGTCTCCCCGCTGACGCAGGAGAACTTCGCCGAGGTCTCCTTCAAGTAA
- a CDS encoding thioesterase family protein, whose amino-acid sequence MAQAATEAAAQTVRATIGDSEFDRDTAVTPREEGVYDAELSAGWTIIHAVNGGYLLALLGRALGDALPHSDPFSVSAHYLTASVPGPAVIRTQTVRAGRTLSTGQASLFQYAEDGSEIERIRVLATYGDLDALPDDVRTTARPPAMPGREHCLGPSDGAPRIPGSSAITDRLDIKLDPATVGWAVGAPSGKGEMRGWFGLADGRDPDALSLLLTVDALPPTSFELGLTGWTPTVELTTHIRCRPAPGPLRVSITTRNLAGGFLEEDAEVWDSADRLVAQSRQLAKAPRAE is encoded by the coding sequence ATGGCACAGGCAGCGACTGAGGCGGCGGCGCAGACCGTCCGCGCAACCATCGGCGACAGCGAGTTCGACCGCGACACCGCGGTCACCCCGCGCGAGGAAGGCGTCTACGACGCCGAGCTCTCCGCGGGCTGGACCATCATCCACGCCGTCAACGGCGGCTACCTGCTGGCCCTCCTCGGCCGCGCGCTGGGCGACGCCCTGCCGCACTCCGACCCGTTCTCGGTCTCCGCGCACTACCTCACCGCCTCCGTCCCCGGTCCCGCGGTGATCCGGACCCAGACCGTCCGCGCAGGCCGCACCCTCTCCACCGGCCAGGCCTCCCTCTTCCAGTACGCCGAGGACGGCAGCGAGATCGAGCGCATCCGGGTCCTCGCCACCTACGGCGACCTGGACGCCCTGCCCGACGACGTACGCACCACCGCCCGGCCGCCCGCCATGCCCGGCCGTGAGCACTGCCTCGGCCCGAGCGACGGCGCGCCCAGGATCCCCGGCAGCTCCGCCATCACCGACCGCCTCGACATCAAGCTGGACCCCGCGACCGTCGGCTGGGCCGTCGGTGCCCCGTCCGGCAAGGGCGAGATGCGCGGCTGGTTCGGCCTCGCGGACGGCCGCGACCCCGACGCGCTCTCCCTGCTGCTCACCGTGGACGCCCTGCCGCCGACCTCGTTCGAGCTGGGTCTCACCGGCTGGACGCCCACCGTGGAGCTCACCACCCACATCCGCTGCCGCCCCGCGCCGGGCCCGCTGCGCGTCTCGATCACCACCCGCAACCTCGCGGGCGGCTTCCTGGAGGAGGACGCCGAGGTCTGGGACAGCGCCGACCGCCTCGTCGCCCAGTCCCGCCAGCTGGCGAAGGCCCCGCGCGCCGAGTAG
- a CDS encoding enhanced serine sensitivity protein SseB C-terminal domain-containing protein, which translates to MSASGTAAAGQVEHMLRQVSPGRYDAYEALLAALADGRVWMLLWHGTAGSPDAQYGSMEVEGLGYAPCVTSAQELSASGWSRAHELVSGRDIARALFPDRWGIWLNPHAPGGGVGIPWLDLRRISTGLDRLPAGPLRLTEPAVELPQFYAQLSQNAHRTPAVRSLRRAWVHPAVGVPYLAIGLDLYDTGRASVDAVRAMMRQSVGAVPDGLPVSTVAMSDEYDPVAMWLRANARPFYDREAHAPAGPPPAAPGYGYPPQQHR; encoded by the coding sequence GTGAGTGCGTCAGGCACTGCGGCGGCCGGTCAGGTCGAGCACATGCTGCGCCAGGTCAGCCCCGGGCGTTACGACGCCTACGAGGCGCTGCTCGCGGCCCTCGCCGACGGCCGGGTCTGGATGCTGCTCTGGCACGGCACGGCCGGCTCACCGGACGCGCAGTACGGCTCCATGGAGGTCGAAGGCCTCGGGTACGCCCCGTGCGTCACCTCCGCCCAGGAGCTCTCCGCCAGCGGCTGGAGCCGGGCCCACGAGCTGGTCTCCGGCCGGGATATCGCCCGCGCCCTCTTCCCCGACCGCTGGGGCATCTGGCTCAACCCGCACGCCCCCGGCGGCGGCGTCGGCATCCCCTGGCTGGACCTGCGCCGGATCTCCACCGGCCTGGACCGGCTGCCCGCGGGCCCGCTCCGGCTGACCGAGCCCGCCGTGGAGCTTCCGCAGTTCTACGCCCAGCTCAGCCAGAACGCCCACCGCACCCCGGCCGTCCGCTCGCTGCGCCGCGCCTGGGTGCACCCCGCCGTCGGCGTCCCGTACCTCGCGATCGGCCTCGACCTGTACGACACCGGGCGGGCCTCCGTCGACGCGGTGCGCGCGATGATGCGGCAGTCGGTCGGCGCGGTCCCCGACGGGCTGCCCGTCTCCACCGTCGCCATGTCCGACGAGTACGACCCGGTCGCGATGTGGCTGCGCGCCAACGCCCGCCCGTTCTACGACCGCGAGGCGCACGCCCCGGCGGGACCCCCGCCGGCTGCCCCCGGTTACGGTTATCCGCCCCAGCAGCACCGCTGA
- the gcvT gene encoding glycine cleavage system aminomethyltransferase GcvT — protein MSTAPRLTALDALHRSLGATMTDFAGWDMPLRYASERDEHNAVRTRAGLFDLSHMGEITVTGPEAAAFLSYALVGNIATVGNGRARYTMIVQEDGGIVDDLIVYRLGETEYMVVANAGNAQIVLDALTARVAGFDAEVRDDRDAYALLAVQGPESPAIMKAVTDADLDGLKYYAGLPGTVAGVPALIARTGYTGEDGFELFVAPEHAEQLWRALSEAGEAHGLIPCGLSCRDTLRLEAGMPLYGHELTTALTPFDAGLGRVVKFEKEGDFVGREALTAAAQRAESAPPRKLVGLIAEGRRVPRAGFAVVADGKVIGEVTSGAPSPTLGKPIAMAYVDAAFAAPGTEGVGVDIRGTHEPYEVVALPFYKRQK, from the coding sequence ATGAGCACTGCCCCCCGCCTCACCGCCCTCGACGCGCTGCACCGCTCGCTCGGCGCCACCATGACCGACTTCGCGGGCTGGGACATGCCCCTGCGGTACGCCAGCGAGCGCGACGAGCACAACGCCGTACGCACCAGGGCCGGTCTCTTCGACCTGTCGCACATGGGCGAGATCACCGTCACCGGCCCCGAGGCCGCGGCCTTCCTGAGCTACGCGCTGGTGGGGAACATCGCCACCGTCGGCAACGGGCGGGCCCGCTACACGATGATCGTCCAGGAGGACGGCGGGATCGTCGACGACCTGATCGTCTACCGCCTGGGCGAGACCGAGTACATGGTCGTCGCCAACGCGGGCAACGCCCAGATCGTGCTGGACGCGCTGACCGCCCGGGTGGCGGGCTTCGACGCCGAGGTGCGCGACGACCGGGACGCGTACGCGCTGCTCGCGGTCCAGGGCCCCGAGTCCCCCGCCATCATGAAGGCCGTCACCGACGCCGATCTGGACGGGCTGAAGTACTACGCGGGCCTGCCGGGCACGGTCGCCGGGGTCCCCGCGCTCATCGCCCGTACCGGCTACACCGGCGAGGACGGCTTTGAACTCTTCGTCGCCCCCGAGCACGCCGAGCAGCTCTGGCGGGCGCTGAGCGAGGCCGGCGAGGCGCACGGGCTGATCCCCTGCGGCCTCTCCTGCCGGGACACGCTGCGCCTGGAGGCGGGCATGCCGCTGTACGGGCACGAGCTGACGACGGCGCTGACCCCGTTCGACGCGGGTCTGGGCCGGGTCGTGAAGTTCGAGAAGGAGGGCGACTTCGTGGGCCGCGAGGCGCTGACGGCCGCCGCCCAGCGCGCCGAGAGCGCCCCGCCGCGCAAGCTGGTCGGCCTGATCGCCGAGGGCCGCCGGGTCCCGCGCGCCGGTTTCGCGGTCGTCGCGGACGGCAAGGTGATCGGCGAGGTCACCTCCGGCGCCCCCTCCCCCACCCTGGGCAAGCCGATCGCCATGGCGTACGTGGACGCGGCCTTCGCCGCCCCGGGCACCGAGGGCGTGGGCGTGGACATCCGGGGCACGCACGAGCCGTACGAGGTCGTCGCGCTGCCGTTCTACAAGCGCCAGAAGTGA
- a CDS encoding trimeric intracellular cation channel family protein — translation MLTELFTPSVQHALDLVGIFVFAISGALLAVRKNFDVFGIAVLAEVTALGGGLFRDVMIGAIPPAAFTDLGYFTTPLFAAVLVFFLHPHVERIQVGVNVFDAAGLGLFCVTGTVKAYEYGLGLTASAALGLATAVGGGVLRDVLANEVPSLLRWDRDLYAVPAIVGATMVVLCIRFDTLNAFTSGMAVIAAFTLRLLALRFHWRAPRAYNRSSARAEEA, via the coding sequence GTGCTCACCGAACTGTTCACGCCCTCCGTCCAGCACGCACTCGACCTCGTCGGGATCTTCGTCTTCGCGATCTCGGGTGCCCTGCTCGCCGTACGCAAGAACTTCGATGTCTTCGGCATCGCGGTCCTCGCCGAGGTGACAGCGCTGGGCGGAGGGCTGTTCCGTGACGTGATGATCGGCGCGATCCCGCCCGCCGCCTTCACCGACCTCGGCTACTTCACCACCCCGCTCTTCGCCGCCGTACTGGTCTTCTTCCTCCATCCGCACGTGGAGCGCATCCAGGTCGGCGTCAACGTCTTCGACGCGGCGGGGCTCGGTCTGTTCTGCGTGACGGGCACGGTGAAGGCGTACGAGTACGGCCTCGGGCTCACGGCCTCCGCGGCGCTCGGGCTGGCCACCGCGGTCGGCGGCGGTGTGCTGCGGGACGTGCTGGCCAACGAGGTGCCCTCGCTGCTGCGCTGGGACCGCGACCTGTACGCGGTGCCCGCGATCGTCGGCGCGACCATGGTCGTCCTGTGCATCCGCTTCGACACCCTCAACGCCTTCACCAGCGGGATGGCGGTCATCGCCGCGTTCACCCTGCGGCTGCTGGCGCTCCGCTTCCACTGGCGGGCGCCGCGCGCGTACAACCGTTCATCGGCGCGGGCGGAGGAGGCCTAG
- a CDS encoding ABC transporter ATP-binding protein — protein sequence MPLLSVEELSVTFTARGRKDATAVDGVSFDVDQGQVVGLVGESGCGKSVTSLALMGLLPRKGVRIGGRAEFDGQNLLGISERKLRDMRGSQLAMIFQDPLSSLNPVVPIGIQVTEILQRHRGLKGEKARKEAASLLDRVGIPDPDRRLKEYPHQLSGGMRQRALIAMAVACAPRLLIADEPTTALDVTIQAQILELLKELVDQEGTALLMITHDLGVVAGLCDEVNVLYAGRAVESAGRRELFAHPTHPYAHGLLGSIPRLDAPRGEPLNPIRGSINDKIAWADGCAFAPRCDHYTMECLTGTPELTEPRAAGHQVRCVNPVLPKAEVPA from the coding sequence ATGCCACTGCTCTCAGTTGAAGAACTCAGCGTCACCTTCACCGCGCGCGGCCGCAAGGACGCCACGGCCGTGGACGGCGTCTCCTTCGACGTCGACCAGGGCCAGGTCGTCGGCCTGGTGGGCGAGTCGGGGTGCGGCAAGTCCGTCACCTCGCTCGCCCTGATGGGGCTGCTGCCCCGCAAGGGCGTACGGATCGGCGGACGGGCCGAGTTCGACGGCCAGAACCTGCTGGGCATCAGCGAGCGCAAGCTCCGCGACATGCGCGGCAGCCAACTGGCGATGATCTTCCAGGACCCGCTCTCCTCGCTGAACCCGGTCGTCCCCATCGGCATCCAGGTCACCGAGATCCTCCAGCGCCACCGGGGCCTCAAGGGCGAGAAGGCCCGCAAGGAAGCGGCGTCGCTCCTGGACCGGGTCGGCATCCCGGACCCGGACCGGCGGCTCAAGGAGTACCCGCACCAGCTCTCCGGCGGTATGCGCCAGCGTGCGCTGATCGCCATGGCGGTGGCCTGCGCGCCCCGCCTGCTGATCGCCGACGAGCCGACCACGGCGCTGGACGTCACCATCCAGGCACAGATCCTGGAGCTGCTCAAGGAGCTGGTCGACCAGGAGGGCACCGCCCTGCTGATGATCACCCACGACCTCGGTGTGGTGGCCGGCCTCTGCGACGAGGTCAACGTCCTCTACGCCGGCCGGGCGGTGGAATCGGCGGGCCGCCGCGAGCTGTTCGCCCACCCCACCCACCCGTACGCGCACGGGCTGCTCGGCTCCATCCCGCGCCTGGACGCCCCGCGCGGCGAGCCGCTCAACCCGATCCGCGGCTCCATCAACGACAAGATCGCCTGGGCCGACGGCTGCGCCTTCGCACCCCGCTGCGACCACTACACGATGGAGTGCCTCACCGGCACCCCCGAACTGACCGAACCACGCGCCGCCGGACACCAGGTGCGCTGCGTCAACCCGGTCCTGCCCAAGGCGGAGGTCCCGGCATGA
- a CDS encoding AAA family ATPase translates to MALQRPVPAWEAERGAMPAQPGAPVQELIAEPAPVVRDLRGRIGHAPYSLDFTPGDIVVVSGLPGGGKSTLIRRAVSGRAIDSQNTRDLWAAALPRLFPYALYRPLVRAAHYLGLWAVLRSGDSVVVHDCGTQTWVRRWLALHAARRGRTLNLLLLDVDPATARQGQHERGRGVSGYAFARHRHAVARLIRDTERGALPPGCASAVLLDREAASALDRISFTGGEAPVACAG, encoded by the coding sequence ATGGCGTTGCAGCGGCCGGTACCGGCCTGGGAGGCCGAGCGCGGTGCGATGCCCGCACAGCCCGGCGCACCCGTACAGGAGTTGATCGCCGAGCCCGCGCCGGTGGTACGCGACCTGCGCGGGCGCATCGGCCACGCTCCGTACAGCCTCGACTTCACCCCCGGCGACATCGTGGTCGTCTCCGGGCTCCCCGGCGGGGGCAAGTCCACCCTGATCCGGCGGGCCGTGAGCGGCCGCGCCATCGACTCCCAGAACACCCGCGACCTCTGGGCCGCCGCCCTGCCCCGCTTATTCCCCTACGCCCTCTACCGCCCCCTGGTCCGCGCCGCCCACTACCTCGGGCTCTGGGCCGTCCTGCGCTCCGGCGACTCCGTGGTCGTCCATGACTGCGGTACGCAGACCTGGGTACGCCGCTGGCTCGCCCTGCACGCCGCCCGCCGGGGCCGCACACTGAACCTGCTCCTCCTCGACGTGGACCCCGCGACCGCCCGCCAGGGGCAGCACGAGCGCGGCCGGGGCGTCTCCGGATACGCCTTCGCCCGCCACCGGCACGCGGTGGCCCGGCTGATCCGCGACACCGAACGCGGTGCGCTGCCCCCCGGCTGCGCCTCGGCGGTGCTGCTGGACCGGGAGGCCGCGAGCGCGCTCGACCGGATCTCCTTCACCGGCGGGGAGGCCCCGGTCGCCTGCGCCGGTTAG